From the genome of bacterium, one region includes:
- a CDS encoding type II toxin-antitoxin system HicB family antitoxin, whose amino-acid sequence MKIKVVVHEAEEGGFWAEVPAIPGCATQGETLEDLLSNVREAIEGCLSVEVEAPVSEASARAVEIAL is encoded by the coding sequence ATGAAGATCAAAGTCGTAGTGCATGAGGCGGAGGAGGGCGGGTTCTGGGCGGAGGTTCCAGCGATTCCCGGATGCGCAACCCAGGGCGAGACGCTCGAAGACTTGCTGAGCAACGTTCGGGAGGCGATCGAGGGCTGCCTGTCGGTAGAGGTTGAGGCGCCAGTTTCCGAGGCGAGTGCCCGA